From Lytechinus pictus isolate F3 Inbred chromosome 6, Lp3.0, whole genome shotgun sequence, the proteins below share one genomic window:
- the LOC135154406 gene encoding neuromedin-U receptor 2-like translates to MVNVTALVSDENLDGGFSTWGDEVQTVKTEERSASGYAESSTESLDIETSDSVPWRWHYPTWSWWQLVQLTSSVLGVVGQMLVMLVIWQRRAMNRSADTLIGALAVADFLTSILILPLPVAVSVPSTLLGEIYCRFVFNGFFMWLAVGASIHTLALISVERLIAIMYPILFNRYSSREKASVAVAVVWLELMITTLNLILTCSVEGVSHTCVLSFSPSLGKFFGVYTFLVYFIIPATVMLVAQAVTAVILHRKSKQFNEGKALQNRSKSLLTARKRVIQMLFVVVLIFIVCWGPNNVAYFLFNFGFISRRFAFSNKIAFLHCLPSTTHV, encoded by the coding sequence ATGGTCAATGTCACTGCTCTTGTCTCTGATGAAAACTTAGATGGTGGATTTTCCACTTGGGGCGATGAGGTTCAGACTGTAAAAACGGAGGAGAGAAGCGCATCCGGTTATGCTGAATCGTCCACGGAAAGTTTGGATATCGAGACATCCGATTCAGTCCCATGGAGATGGCACTATCCAACCTGGTCATGGTGGCAGTTGGTCCAACTAACGTCTTCCGTACTTGGTGTTGTCGGCCAAATGCTTGTCATGCTGGTTATTTGGCAACGCCGGGCCATGAACCGTTCTGCTGATACACTAATCGGAGCTCTAGCGGTTGCGGACTTCCTGACCTCTATTCTGATTTTGCCATTGCCGGTGGCAGTTAGTGTGCCATCCACACTCCTTGGAGAAATCTATTGCAGGTTTGTATTCAATGGTTTTTTCATGTGGTTGGCAGTCGGAGCCTCCATCCATACCCTTGCTTTGATATCAGTAGAGCGTTTAATAGCCATCATGTATCCCATTCTTTTCAACCGTTACTCCAGCAGAGAGAAGGCATCTGTTGCCGTTGCAGTTGTATGGCTGGAGTTGATGATTACGACTCTTAACCTAATTTTGACTTGCAGCGTAGAGGGCGTCAGTCATACCTGTGTGTTATCCTTTTCACCGTCACTTGGTAAGTTCTTCGGCGTTTATACGTTCCTTGTGTATTTTATAATCCCTGCTACGGTAATGCTTGTAGCACAGGCGGTGACTGCGGTCATTCTTCACCGAAAATCGAAACAGTTCAACGAAGGCAAAGCCCTTCAGAACAGGTCTAAGAGCTTATTGACTGCCAGAAAACGGGTCATCCAGATGCTATTCGTGGTCGTCCTGATTTTCATCGTATGCTGGGGTCCAAACAATGTTGCGTACTTTCTCTTTAACTTTGGGTTTATCAGCAGGAGGTTTGCCTTCAGCAACAAAATCGCATTCTTACATTGCTTGCCTTCTACAACTCATGTCTGA